One window of the Candidatus Binatia bacterium genome contains the following:
- a CDS encoding ImmA/IrrE family metallo-endopeptidase, with product MPSRNIQSRIRIASAAREQLGILERSHDGFFRDVPVNVSHIAAALGIAVRRDRRLGERARLEMIRSHGRLSAVVTLQEKLPLPEARFALAHEIGHFLLLTDRPGEAAGMTVADREIFANTFAAELSIPRARRDELRARFRAARDPRGLIALTSQLGVAVSILLRFASETADWFKDLPFLWLRVKNVPNEYTGKDRRLRIVSAHYDRRRYYVPVNQSLFRVTADAWLANLPIAEVVRAAGTVTIFFRTDGGAAKFAKASAPAALAAVRLQPSAEDLASYYLISAELSNKAEAGFPLRP from the coding sequence ATGCCGTCGCGAAATATCCAGTCCCGGATTCGGATCGCGAGCGCAGCCCGGGAACAGCTCGGCATCCTCGAACGCTCGCATGACGGTTTTTTTCGCGACGTTCCCGTCAACGTTTCCCACATTGCCGCGGCGCTCGGCATCGCGGTGCGCCGCGATCGCAGGCTCGGCGAACGCGCCCGTTTGGAAATGATCCGGAGCCACGGCAGACTATCCGCCGTCGTGACGCTCCAGGAAAAACTTCCCCTGCCCGAAGCGCGCTTCGCGCTGGCGCACGAGATCGGCCATTTTCTTTTGCTGACCGATCGGCCCGGTGAGGCCGCCGGCATGACCGTGGCCGACCGGGAAATTTTCGCCAACACCTTTGCCGCCGAGCTGTCGATCCCGCGCGCGCGGCGGGACGAACTCCGGGCGCGCTTTCGCGCCGCGCGTGATCCGCGCGGCCTGATCGCGCTCACGTCTCAGCTTGGCGTTGCGGTGAGCATCTTGCTCCGCTTCGCGAGCGAGACTGCCGACTGGTTCAAAGACCTTCCGTTTCTCTGGCTGCGCGTCAAAAACGTGCCCAACGAGTACACCGGGAAGGACCGGCGCTTGAGAATCGTGAGCGCACATTACGACCGGCGGCGCTATTATGTTCCGGTCAATCAGAGTCTCTTCAGAGTGACGGCGGACGCCTGGCTGGCGAATCTGCCTATCGCGGAGGTCGTGCGCGCAGCGGGGACGGTTACTATTTTTTTCAGGACTGACGGCGGCGCCGCCAAGTTTGCCAAGGCGTCGGCGCCGGCGGCGCTCGCCGCCGTGCGCCTGCAACCGAGCGCGGAGGATTTGGCGTCGTACTACCTCATCTCGGCGGAGCTTTCAAACAAAGCGGAGGCTGGA